The Achromobacter pestifer genome includes a region encoding these proteins:
- a CDS encoding AMP-binding protein gives MYDNLERWALEQPDKPAVWLEDTPEPLRYLDLHRRSSQVAQWLLSLGLPSGSGIAMLMENGFEFFEVLWGARRAGLYLTPISPHLKPAEIAYVLQDCGAGVIVATAELVELAGQAAAAGGQAIPCYVAGRDASGAGSLEPQLARFDGASLPAPPPAVGREFLYSSGTSGRPKGIRRPLTPYADRYKETYDFASWRDSYAYTRDSIYLSPAPLYHAAPIRHGHRVLDIGGTVVVMKRFDAERALDLVDRYKATHSQWVPTMMIRMLALPEEVRARYDVSSMQMFIHAAAPCPADVKRRIIEWWGPVVTEYYGGSEAIGLTAIGSYEALSRPGSVGRATLGVVHIVGPDGEDLPPGQQGLICFSGAPRFEYHNDPAKTAAAYDEKGRASYGDIGHVDADGYLYLSGRRTDLILSGGVNIYPQEVEILLTGHPGVRDVAVIGVPNDEFGQEVKAVVELDDPRAASPELGQALIDYCRAHLSHLKCPRSVDFVARLPRHENGKLYKRLLMEQYTR, from the coding sequence ATGTATGACAACTTGGAGCGCTGGGCGCTGGAGCAGCCAGACAAGCCGGCGGTATGGCTGGAGGACACCCCAGAGCCGCTGCGTTATCTGGACTTGCATCGCCGCTCTTCGCAGGTGGCGCAATGGCTTTTGTCGCTGGGCCTGCCCTCGGGCTCAGGCATCGCGATGCTGATGGAGAACGGCTTCGAGTTCTTCGAAGTGCTGTGGGGCGCACGCCGTGCAGGACTCTACCTGACGCCGATCAGCCCGCATCTGAAGCCGGCGGAAATCGCCTACGTCCTGCAGGACTGCGGCGCTGGCGTCATTGTGGCCACGGCCGAACTGGTAGAACTGGCCGGCCAGGCGGCCGCAGCCGGCGGCCAGGCAATTCCGTGCTACGTCGCCGGCAGGGACGCATCCGGGGCCGGCTCCCTGGAACCGCAGCTAGCGCGCTTTGATGGCGCCTCGCTGCCGGCGCCGCCTCCCGCGGTCGGACGCGAGTTCCTGTATTCGTCCGGCACCAGCGGCAGGCCCAAGGGAATACGGCGGCCCCTTACACCCTACGCGGACCGCTACAAGGAAACCTACGACTTCGCGTCTTGGCGCGATTCCTATGCCTATACACGCGATAGCATCTATCTGTCGCCCGCGCCGCTTTATCATGCCGCGCCGATACGCCATGGCCACCGGGTGCTCGACATAGGCGGCACGGTGGTCGTGATGAAGCGCTTCGACGCCGAACGGGCGCTGGACTTGGTGGACCGCTACAAGGCCACCCATAGCCAATGGGTGCCAACCATGATGATCCGCATGCTGGCCCTGCCGGAGGAAGTCCGCGCGCGCTACGACGTGTCGAGCATGCAGATGTTCATCCATGCTGCGGCGCCCTGTCCGGCCGACGTCAAGCGCCGCATCATCGAATGGTGGGGTCCGGTGGTCACCGAATACTACGGCGGCTCCGAAGCCATAGGCCTGACGGCCATCGGCAGCTACGAAGCGCTGTCCCGGCCCGGTTCGGTGGGCCGCGCCACGCTGGGAGTCGTGCACATCGTCGGCCCCGACGGCGAGGACCTGCCTCCCGGACAGCAGGGGCTCATCTGCTTCTCCGGCGCACCGCGCTTCGAATACCACAACGACCCCGCCAAGACCGCCGCGGCCTACGACGAGAAAGGCCGCGCCTCGTATGGCGACATCGGCCACGTCGATGCCGACGGCTACCTCTATCTGTCGGGCCGGCGCACCGATCTGATCCTCTCCGGCGGCGTCAACATCTATCCGCAGGAAGTGGAAATTCTGCTGACCGGCCACCCGGGAGTGCGCGACGTGGCGGTCATCGGCGTGCCCAACGACGAGTTCGGGCAAGAGGTCAAGGCCGTGGTGGAACTGGACGATCCGCGCGCCGCAAGCCCGGAACTGGGACAGGCCCTCATCGACTACTGCCGCGCCCATCTGTCCCACCTGAAATGTCCGCGCAGCGTCGATTTCGTGGCCCGGCTGCCGCGCCACGAGAACGGCAAGCTCTACAAGCGTCTGTTGATGGAACAGTACACGCGCTGA